TGCTCTGTTGGTGTCTGTACTTTCAGGCTGTGAAAAACCAAAGCCAGGCTGAGCTCGTGGATGAGGAAGCCATGTCCCAGATCAGGAAAGGCCATGAGACCATGTGTGTAGTGCTCACCAGCCGCCACAAGAATCTGGACACCGTGCGGGCTGTATGGAGCACTGGTGACATCAAGGCAAGGATATGGAGAATACTTGAGGCTCATGAGGGGAGCAGCTGAGCAGCTCTTTTGGCTTGTCTGGGGCTGATTCTGCCTCTCACACAAAATGCAGGGTGTCACAGCTTTTATCCCCAGGGGTGCACCTCAGAGTGCTGCTGTGTCCCACCTGCAGTTGAATGGTCACAAAGAAACACGGAGAAAACTTTCTCATGTGAGAGTTATCTTCTCTTCCCTAGCCAACTCAATGTTTCCTCTACCTTGTTTTTGAAAAGTGGCACTTGATATTGCATTAGCCTAGCCAGTTTGAGCTTTGTCATAGATGActacttcttccccttctctatCAGAACTCTGTGGACTCTGCAGTGGCGATCAACGATCTGTCTGTTGTTGTGGACCTCTTGAATATTGTCAACCAAAAAGCGTGAGTCCTGGGTGGGGGCAGCCCCTGGGATACCCGAGAACCATCTGGCTGGGTATTGGGAGCGCTGCATTGTAGCTGCCTCGTGGCCATGGCAGCGTGAAATGCACGTGCTCATAGTCAGATCTTCAAGTCTGCAGTGCCAGTAACTGCTGGAGTTGTATGGGGCCTTTCTGTAGGCAAATGATTTCTTGCAAGGAATATCGAAGTCTTGGGGCTTCATAAAGTGATTGTGCTGAGAATCAATAAAATATGTCAGAACCTGCCACTTTCTATCACAAGGGGGAGTCAGTGAACTTGCTCAGTAAACCTGAGTGTTGCTGCCTGGGCTTTTTTGCCAGAAAGCATTATTTGTGTCAACTCAGCCTTGTAAAGTCTCAGTCTCTGGTCTCAGAACACGTCCTTTTCTTTTCAGGTCTCTCTGGAAGCTGGATTTGTGTACTATTATCCTGCCGCAGATAGAAAAACTACTCCAAAGTAAATATGAAAGGTGAGGCCCCAAGAACATGTATATGCTTGAGGGACAAGGTGTGGATATTCATAGGAGAGCTCCACTGGGTATTTTGTAGCtgaaagaaaatcctgaaaaatcaTAGCAGATACAGTATAATGCCGATACGATGCCTGGAAAAGAGCAATGGAGCTGCCAAGTGTGTGTGGGAAAAGATATGGAAAGTATGCACGGGCAAGAAGAGCAGGATGTTGAGATTTGGCGTAGGTGTGTTGGACTGAAAGCAGCTCTGGCAGCCAGGAGGGGTCAAATCGATGTGAAACAAGTGGGCTCTGCGTGCTGATGGGCATGAAACGGTCAGCTTGGGACAAGCGGAATGAAGTCCTGCAACAGCCTTGGGGTCACTTGGAAGACTGCTTTGAACCTCATCATTAGTGGCAAAAAAATGCAGCCTCTCTCTTAAGATGGAGTTTCTGCCTTCCTACTGGGAGAGAGGCTTCTGCCAAGTCCCCTCGGCAGGACATCTCTGCTCTTGAGCAGAAAGGTCCCACTCTGCAGGGTATGTGCCAGGACCTTTCAAAAGGGCTCACTTTGTCAGTCTTGACGTGAACCAAGATAGTGTTGGTACTTGGCTGTTGCTCTCCTTACCAGGTTCCACGTGGTGGAGTGGGGGTCGTCTGAGTAGATTATCCCCAGTGACTGGATGTGAGTGAGGGCTATGTGCTGGGGGGACAGGAATGAAATTCAAGTGGGACCCAattctctgtttgtttttcagttacgTGCAGACTGGCTGCACCTCCCTGAAACTCATTCTCCAGAGATTCCTGCCACTGATCACAGACATCCTCGCTGCACCACCTTCTGTCGGAGTGGACATCACCAGAGAGGAAAGGTGAGGCACTTACCTCCACTTGCTCCCTTTTTGAACCAGCCTTTCTCTTGGGTGAGCTTTGCTCCTTGTGATACTAGACTGGGCATGCCTTCCCTTTTGTCTGCAAACACCAAACCCTCCTGCTCTGAGAAAAAGACCAAGGGCTGCTTTTCCCTCTGTCACTGTGTATTGAGTCATACCTCAACAAAGTGTGATTATGTCAGGAGTAAAACCACCTTGTGGCTTCACCCTCTACCTCACAAGACACATGAGTTGTCAGCCAGGCCCTGGATTTCCAGTTTATTCACAGGATAGCTCTGCTCTGAGAATTGGCCCTCCAAAAccagcacctcctccctccttGGACTTTACTGCCAAAGGGGAGGAGTGAAAGAGCCCTTATGTGGATGCCATTCTCCTGTGTCATCAGGATGTGGGCTGAATACATGGTGTTTCTGCAGAGCCATGCTCACGTTTCAGCCTCTTCCAGGCCACTTGCAGGGCTTGTGTTTTCTCTCCTGCTTGAGTTGCATCTTTGGCACTACAGGAAACAACCACATCTGTTCAGCAGCTGAGGATTCACGCTGTGTCTGCTGTCTGTTTTTTGCAGGCTCCATAAATGCAAGCTGTGCTACAAGCAGCTGAAAAACATCAGCAACATCGTCAAGAACAAGTCTGGGCTCAGTGGCCGCCATGGTAGTGCCTTCCGGGAACTGCATCTCCTCATGGCTGTCCTGGAGTGACAGCCATCGCCTCCTCACGTGCAAACACAGGTGGCCAAGCTCCCTTCTGCTCTTGGCCCAGCTGGATTTCACCTCTCTCTGTGCCcatctccccccccaccccagcacggTAGGGAAGTGGAATCTCACTGGCTGGTCacctgcccagccctggtgccTTACGGGCTGGATGGAGGACCTGAGTGGAGAGACATCTGTGCTGTGTGAGGGGACCTGGCTGTTGGTGGGCCCTGCAAAGCCCCTGTAGGGAAGCAGCTTCATTTCAGCTCTTCATCTGAGCTCTCAGCTGCTCTGTCTCTGTGTGCTGGCCTTTCCCTGATGGGAGGGCTCAGACTGCTGTCACCCCTCCTTCACCCATGTGTGCTGTCAGTTCTTGTCGCTTGGCtctgtgggctggggctggctggcccTGCTCTCTTTGAGTGGCACGCTGAGGACTGCAGCATCCACCCCACAAAAGCCTGCTGGGGGGTGGAGTGCCCTTTCCCTACAGAAGGGACTTCAACTGCCATGTGGGACTGGCCCCTTTAGCTTGCTTCATCAAACATGAGCCAGGACACTGTGCCACTGTGCCTGGTGCGTAGTCCCAAGGACCTGTATCGAGAGGAGGCTGTCTCTTGGCTTCTCAGAAATCCCTGCTGGCACCCTGGGCTGCAGAAGATGATTATCTTCAGACTGTTGCTGGGAACTGAGGTCTACCTGGATCTGTTAAAATATGTGACTTAAACAGGACTTAACGTATGTGTTTGCCTTTGGGGGTAGGGATTTGGGATGGTGGAGGGACATGGACTAATGTCTTTCTATATCCACTGGACTGCtcttaaagggtttttttttttccaataaatgtcTGTCAGAACCTTTCTgtccctctttcttctttcctgttggGAAAGAGGTTCCTGTTGGTGcttcccctgctcctcccagcctgTCTCCCATTTTATACACTGGAGCCTGTTCTCCAGGAAACTGTAACttataataaattttattaaaagatttgtaacttttttaaaaaagttgtgtTAAATGCCTGAATCTCTTGAAGTACTGTTTGTTCACCTTGGcacagctcctggctgggagcatccagggaaagcagggctctggTCCCTGCGTGTCCTGTGGGGAAGCTGGCCATTCTCACCCTGCTGGGAGGCTGCAGTGAGTAAGTGGATGTGGTGAGCGAGGCGGAGAGACAGCAGTAGCCAGGTGGCTTGCTGAAACCCTGGGGGAGGTTTCACTCTGCTGGGTAGTTCCCAGCCCAAAGAGCAACATCAGAGAGCAATGTCATCGTTTGCGGCTTGTACTTCTCCCTGGCCTGATGCAGATCTTGGTGTGATGGCAGTGCCTTGCCtatgtggttttctttctgtgagCTGAGCTAGGCACTGGTGTTTGGGGATGTGGGAGTGTATAGTGGGGCCAGCAGGAAAGCTAAAGCCAACCCCTACCTTGCTGATACTTCATCCAAACACAGTCAAGTTTTAGGACCAAAGGTGAGTATCCTGCTCTGCTCCATGGTTCTGGAGGAGGTGGATCTCATGGTGGCTCACACAGCAAGAGGCCATTGCAGGACAGCAGGACCGGGGCTGAAGATGCTGCCTGCTGCAAGCACCCCAAAACTCACTATGTGTGTCCTGCCTGcactgcagctgcttgctgcCTCACCCTGGGGGCTCTCTGGTGATAATCCCATGCCTGGAGTCAACCAAGGTGTGAAAAAGCTCCTCCAGCCCACAGAGCTGGGAGAAGCATGAGATGAAGCAAGATGGTGCAGTGCTGGGGTTTACTTAGGGTTTAACAACTCAATCTCCTGCTAATTAAGGGAGCTCCATAGCTGCAAactggagcggggggggggcgctgtATGGGCAGGCTTGTGGGAGGGAGTTAATGGGCTTTTCCAGCTGTGGAGAGATGCTGTGCAAGCAGCAATGGGGAGGGAGCACCCACTCCGAGCAGGGCTCAAACCTGCTGCAGGGAAATAAGAGCAGTGCAGGAGGACTGGCTttaacagtttatttaaaataagttttgttacaaaacaggatttttttttaattattaaaatacatagaAACATCTAATCTTACAAAAGGctaaatttatttttcccttttttttttttttttttattaaatagagtACACTGTGGAAGAGTGAGAGGAGAGGGCTGCGGTGGGAAGGAGCCATCAGTGCATCATCCAGTCGGTTATTTGCGGCAGGAGGAAGCCTACCCATGGGTGGGTGCTCAGCGGTGCAAGGCGCAGTGGCATCTCCTCCGACCCCACCTGCAAGCCACTGTCCCAACACATAATCCAACAGGGTTTTGGGCTGgaggtttgtgggggtttttttgttcgtttTCAACTTGTTTTCCATTCCAAGACCATGTAAACAGGTAAATATTTCAAACACTTTCATCTTGACCACACTGTGATCTCTCTTGACAAGACAACTGGTAAATAACTTCACAATAGCTTCATTTGAGATTGCTAAATCCACCCTGGTGCTATGTAACACAGGCAGCCCTGCGACCGTTCTCCCTCTGTGCCAGGGCAGCCAGTGCGGGGCCCTGGCAGCACTGGCACCACGATGAATGGCAGCTCAGCTCATGCACAGCACTGGTGTGCCTTCATGCAACAACAGGGTTTGAGAAACCTACAGGGAAAGGAGCTGCTGGGATTTTTCTTCTGGCTTAAAATGGAGGAAGCACTGCTCCGAAAGACATCTGGCAGCTAGTCTGGATGCAGTCTTGGGGGAGCTGTGGCCAGGCTGGCCCCATGGTGATAGCAGAGACATGTCCAGGAGTTCGCCTGACTCTGAGTCCCCTCCAGACAGATACCTTGACTGTTGTTAAAGCTGGAAAGATGGAGGGagcacccagcagctccccacTCTGGCTaaaaacagctgtccagcaaaAATAAGTCAGAGCAGATCCCTGCCCAGCACCACTGGCCCCCACTGCTAAGAGAGGGGTctggctgctgggagagctcAGCCCCGTGCTGCTCATGGTGAGAGGTGCCATCACCCTCTGGTCGTGGGTCCTGGTGGGCAAGGGGATGGCACAGAAGCCTTCATGTCTTCCAGCAGCCAGCTCTTGGTAGCACCATGAGGGTCTGGTTCCTGCAGTGGGTTTGGTGCCAGGGCTGGCACTTGTCACATGGGGACCGGCCTCAGCTTCCCTGGGGATGGAGACACACGTGGGTCACACTGGACAGGGGACAGGGCcagtgctgccccagccccaTCCGGTGACATTTCAGCAGGTGCTGCGTTGAGCTGGTACCACAAGCATCCCCATGAGCATCCCCGCGAGCGGCACTGCCCagcacccctgccctgcccgggaAGCAGGGCCGAAGCAGAGCCCTCCACCGGCTCCCGGCCGCAGGCACTCAcctggcagccctggctgcccctAATTCAGGCTGGAATCAAAGGGGAGAGAAGTTCAGCCCAAGGGCACTGCCACTGCCCTGCACACCCCGAGCTGCCCACAGCGGCTTTGCACCAGGGTGCTCTTGGGGAAGTGCTAACCGGGCTCCCGATGGCTAATTAGCCATTAGTTAATGAGGTGATTACAAATCAACTAGCTCCCACACACAGGCTTTGCCTGCCAGTGTCTGGCTGGGACAAGGCTGGCGGCGGGAGCCTCCTCTGATGGAGGGACGCCAGCCAGGCAGACGGGGTGCAGAGTGGGACCACGGTGCCCCACCACCCACCTGAGGTCTGGAGCTTCCTGCGGATGGAGGCGGCACGGCCAGAGAGCTGCCCCGGGCTGGGGGACGCGTGGCCCCGGCCAGAGGGTGCCGTGGTCCCCGGCGAGTCACCCTGGGGGGGAGATGGGGCACAGCCCCAGGGTCAGCCCATGCCAGTCCCCAGAGGGAAGGAATGGGGATGGGCTCACGGGCAGATTGTGCCTGCCTGGGTAGGGGTGCCCAAATATGCTCTGGGGGTCCCACAGGGTTGCTGCAAAACAGGGTTTGGAAGAAGCAAGGTGGCAGCATCGGCTGGATGCCGCTGCTTGGGGACAGCCTGCATCTCACCAGTTGATGGTCCCCAACGGAGGTGTCTCCAGGGGACACTCAACAGCAAACAGCCCTGGGGACCACACATAGGGGCAAAACAGGGGGACCCTCTGGGGTGATGGGGAAAAGGAAGGGCACCAGCGGCCCCTTGGTTAcctccagctgctcctggctgggcCAGGAGGCCAGCTCAGCCTTGCGGGAGACGGGACCCAGCTCCACCGAGCGAACCCTCTCGGCGAACTTCAAGGAGCACAGCGTCTCGCTGGTGTTTTTCTCAGCGGGGGAGACCTGCGGTCAGGCAGGAGCAGGTAGAAAGTCACCCTGCcgcctgcctgcacccccaggGCTACCCCGCCCCGGCAAACACGCTGGGCCGGCGAGATGCTATTATTAACCCGCCGCTCCCAGGATAGCCCCGTCCATCCATGCCCGGGCCAGCGTCTGAGCCAGCTGGATCCCCTGTCACCAACTGCCCTGGCGCGAGGGACAGCCGGAAAAAGCCGCAGCAGGTGGCAGGGGCTCAGGCACCCCTGAGGGGGCTCGGTGCAGGGGCAGGCActcggggggggggtcacagggcAGGGATGGAAGAGCTGCCAGAGCATAAAATCCTCCCAGCAAGAGAGGGGATAGGGAGATGCCAACGTGCAAGGACACCTTGCCCATAGGGACAGCACCagtgtgcaggcagggaaggcaggatcGTGGACCTCTCAGTTCATCCCCCCATCCCTCGGCCTTGTCTGGGGTGCAGAGATGGGGACAGAGCTGCCCCTGGCACTGCAGGTGCAGACTGGAGGATGTCCCCATAGGCAAGCCCAGTCCCCtggtcccagcccagctcctgcctccaacatcccccccccccagcactggggTGAGCAGGGACCAAACCCATCCCAAAAACAGTGCTGACCAGCCGCGGGGATGCCGACAGGCACCAGGTGCCCAGCCCCTACCTGCACCATCATGAGGGTCTTGCTGTCGCCGCTGAGGGAGTCCTGCAGCAGGTACGTCAGCTTGGAGTTGCGGAAGGGCACGTGGCCTTGCCGGGAGCGCAGGGCGTAAATGACGTCACCCAATGCCGAGAGGGACTTGTTGATGTGCTGCGCCTCGCGGAGCCGGCTGCCCTCTGCGCCCGACCGCCCGACCCGCTCCGATCCCGCCAGGTCCACCAGGTTCAGCTTCCCTAGGGACACACAGCCAAACCCCCGCCCCGGCTGGCGTCAGCGCCCGACCCTGCGTACCCCTGGGGATGCCGCGGCCCAGACGCCCCGGTGAGGGGCTTGCCGTCTGGCACCTACCTGTGGTGCGGAGCCCCGTGCTGCGGTCAAGGCCACAGACGGTGACGATGAGGAGGGCATGGGAACGGGAGCTGTGCTCATTCAGGTTGGTGCACTCCGTCGCCCGGTTGACATGGCCGAACTCAAAGACCTGGGGGAGcccagggaggtggggggtgAGGCTAGCCTGCCCCAAACCCACCACAACCCCTGCCATGACCCGGGGACCCCTGGGACTGTAACCTGAGCTACAGCCCTCCAACGAGGTGCTGGTCCATTGGGGTGATGACTGCTGTCAGGTCTCAGCCTGGGTGACACACCGAAGGCAGAGGGTGACAGGCAGGGCACTGCGGTGACAGCCGGCATCCCACTAATCCCCTGGGAGCCGCTGGGGCCccacacttttatttttaaccccCTGTGGCTCACCCTATGGGACAGTGACCGTTACATCGCACCCAGGGACCTATTTTGGTCTCTGTCACTCCCCGGTACTTCAGAAATGCTCCCGAATCAGGGGGTCACACACCAGCgacactcccccccctcccccagttcATCGTGCCACCCTCCTGCTCCCACCGCCCCCCCATCTCCCTGCACCTTGTTGATGTCCTCCACGCTCTGCACCCTGAACTCGGTCAGCCCAGGCACGTAGAGCTGCCCACTGCCATCGGGGCACAGCTTGATCTCCAGCTTCTCCTGTGGCTCCTTCCCCAGCAAGTCCCTGGGCAAAGGGGTACCCGTCACCATCCCCACCCCGGGGGGATGACAGGAGCTGGCTCCCCTCTGGCACGGCATCCCCACCACGGCTCAGGGCTGTGTGCCAAGGCTGCCAGAGCAGCTGTATCCTCCCGGGGAGTCTGCACATCCTATTTGTAGGCCTTGGCTCTCCAGCTCCCCATGTGCCCGCTCCCACCCAGCTCGGACCACACTCCCATCCCTGCTCTTTATTGCCATTCCCAGTCCTCATTATCCACACGGATGTGCTTGCAGCCTCATCCCACCCCCTCCTGCCTGCGGCTGGGCAGGGgaggaaaatatttctcatgCTCCCAGCTCCCAGTCAGTTATTTCTAAATATAACATCcgggggagcaggggcagggaggagagggggatgCCCCAGCCGCTACATCAGCGCCAGGGAAGCAGGAGCgatggcagggctgggagcctgTATAAGTAATGGAGCTCGAGGGAGGGTGCTTTGCAAGGGTGGTgtgcactgaaaaataattaaaaataaatccttacaCGGCCAAATCTAGCGCCCAAGGCCCCGGGAACAAGCTGTGCAGCTAGGGCAGGACTGGTAGGACAGGGAGGAGAGCAGCATGGGGTGATGCCCACTGATGCaagctccccagcagctccaCTCGCCCCACCAGAaagtttttccccccttccctgtaCCTGAGCGCCTCGTTGTAAATTTCAGCGGCACTGACGCTGATGGCGTAGTCCCAGTCGGCTGCCTTGCTCCGCACCTCGGAGAAGAGGAGCTGCAGGGCTCGCTGGTTGATTCCTGGGTTGGCTGCCGTTCCCTGATGGATTGGGGTGATTAATGGGGGGTGGGAGAAAACACCCTCTGgcattttattctgcatttttttcctgagcaggAGCAAAGCCCAGGGTGGTGTTGCAGAGAGGTGCACAAACCCCTCGAGAGCAGCAGTGACCATCACTGGTGCACCCTGGGTCCAAGCTGGCCACCAGCCTGGTTAGGGGAGGGTGCGAAGACGGGGCACCACAGAATGGGAAGccaaggaagaaaagggaagcaaaGCCAGGCAAATTCACCTCCATCGTGTAGGTTTTTCCTGCCCCCGTCTGCCCATAGGCGAAGATGCAGACGTTGTAGCCATCGATGCAGGAGGTGACCAGGGCTTGAACCTCCTGAaacacctggggggggggggggggggggcggaccgGGGAGTGTCAGGAGAAGGTGGCTGCATCCCCCCTTCATGCAGCAGCATGGATGGCAGAACCCACCTCCTCCTGGGATGCTTGTGGGGGGAAGACCTTATCCAGCTCGAAGGACACCTGCTTCCCCTTGTGCAGGAGGTGCAGGACGGCATCATCATCGGCGTCGAAGGTCACCGCGTTGGCCGCCTCCGGGCCCTCGCCATCCTCCTTTGTGATGGGGCGGACTCGCCCAAAAACACGGATgtttccttggggggggggggggaatgcaggGACGGTGTCAGCCCCGGCACATCCTGCTGCCACCCTTGGTCACCGTCAAACACCAGGTGGGCTGAACGCTGCAGCTTGCTGCCGACCGAAGCATCCCATCACCGACCCAAGCATCTCATGGGGATGCGGAGCACCCAAGTCAtggtgctggggtgcagcagcGTGATGCTCCTCTGTCCCTCCTGCCCCGCCCCTCGGGGACATACTCTCCCGTGATGGGACCCGCCACCCTCCTCACGCACCCTTCAGCCGCACCAGCTCGTTGTGACACTTCTTGCGGAGCTGCAGCTCCCGCCGGTACTTGCGCAGCAGCTCCCGGTTGGTGCTGTGCACCTCCTCAATGGCCTGGCCGATCTGGGGGGGCGGATGGAGAGCAGCGGCTCAGCGACCTTCACAGCATCCCCACCCCACACAGCGGGGAGCTGGGGTAGCGGTCCCAAGGGGCTTACCTCAGCCCTGGCGCTCCGCAGGGTCTcctggaggagcagggggaaaTCGCGGACCTGACGCTTCAGGCTGTTGTAGTCGTGGGTGAGGGTGCGCAGTGCTGGTTGCAGTGTCAGCAGGTTGGTCCGGACACCTGCAGGCATGAGGCAGGGTGAGGGGCAGGTAGCACAAGCACCCCAGCACCGGCCAGGTGACCCTGCGAGTCCCCTGCCCCCTCCTCACCCGCCAGGTTTTCGTGCACCGCCTTCATCTCCACTTGGGCACGGGAAAATGCCTCTTCGATGGCGCggttcttctcctcctccatcgCCTGCATCTCCTCCAGCATCTGCCCGTGGGCTCGCTCCAGCTCGGCCTCGTACATCATGATCTGGGAGAGGAGCAAGGAGGGGTATCACCAAGCCGGTGCCCACCTGCTGCCGCGCCACATCACCTGGCGAGCACCAAGCAGACAAGAACTGCTGTGGAGCCGGGCGGGGTGATTTCTGATTTACACCCGTTGCACTCAGACCTGAGCTCGGAGCTGAGCCGCCGTCTTTTGGGaactctgcagctgctgctccatcTCCTTCAGCACCTGCCTCTGCATCCCCACCTGCTCCTGCAGGTACTGGTTTCGGGACTGGCTCTCACACAGGGCTTGTTTTGCCTTGGCTGACTCCACCTCCACTGTCTTGATGATGTACTGGGAGGAAAAGCACCCAGAGATGGGGTGTACTGGGGAAGCAGCACCCAGGATGGAGCCGGTGTTGGCCCAAGGGGGTTGATTTACAAAATCATGATGCTGCGCTGATGTGGTCAGGGCAGTGGGATGGGTGGCGCTTGCAGGGCACCCGCTGGGCACCGCTAG
Above is a genomic segment from Harpia harpyja isolate bHarHar1 chromosome 9, bHarHar1 primary haplotype, whole genome shotgun sequence containing:
- the KIFC3 gene encoding kinesin-like protein KIFC3 isoform X4, translated to MITARKTWDLGAVPSARAAWKTKDLSPDGCGQDTLITGSGAGASSQVPLLPKLVHHKILHVSWPDAANPHRLCLALQALQEAAGERREESRHQAPTPATEEPLASPREPAAARPVQAASTMNLEKAGGRLCSGKRASLPAARPFPVIQKVMASMAHLQEEKLRLQEELLGLQEKLAARENDELSHSLQLQGQVETLKAKLLEQAQEIGRLRSELGGTDAEKHRDLLAAENERLRQEMKACEGELRELRRQQQAPCRDCAHLQENAGLQERLSQLQREAEEMRAKLAELDLEVQQKTNRLAEVELRLKDSLAERAEEEERLSRRLRDSQETIASLKSQPQQIKYIIKTVEVESAKAKQALCESQSRNQYLQEQVGMQRQVLKEMEQQLQSSQKTAAQLRAQIMMYEAELERAHGQMLEEMQAMEEEKNRAIEEAFSRAQVEMKAVHENLAGVRTNLLTLQPALRTLTHDYNSLKRQVRDFPLLLQETLRSARAEIGQAIEEVHSTNRELLRKYRRELQLRKKCHNELVRLKGNIRVFGRVRPITKEDGEGPEAANAVTFDADDDAVLHLLHKGKQVSFELDKVFPPQASQEEVFQEVQALVTSCIDGYNVCIFAYGQTGAGKTYTMEGTAANPGINQRALQLLFSEVRSKAADWDYAISVSAAEIYNEALRDLLGKEPQEKLEIKLCPDGSGQLYVPGLTEFRVQSVEDINKVFEFGHVNRATECTNLNEHSSRSHALLIVTVCGLDRSTGLRTTGKLNLVDLAGSERVGRSGAEGSRLREAQHINKSLSALGDVIYALRSRQGHVPFRNSKLTYLLQDSLSGDSKTLMMVQVSPAEKNTSETLCSLKFAERVRSVELGPVSRKAELASWPSQEQLEGDSPGTTAPSGRGHASPSPGQLSGRAASIRRKLQTSGKLRPVPM
- the KIFC3 gene encoding kinesin-like protein KIFC3 isoform X5 is translated as MAGPRLEPDPAAKESLSPPESRMQLEVPEQVETLKAKLLEQAQEIGRLRSELGGTDAEKHRDLLAAENERLRQEMKACEGELRELRRQQQAPCRDCAHLQENAGLQERLSQLQREAEEMRAKLAELDLEVQQKTNRLAEVELRLKDSLAERAEEEERLSRRLRDSQETIASLKSQPQQIKYIIKTVEVESAKAKQALCESQSRNQYLQEQVGMQRQVLKEMEQQLQSSQKTAAQLRAQIMMYEAELERAHGQMLEEMQAMEEEKNRAIEEAFSRAQVEMKAVHENLAGVRTNLLTLQPALRTLTHDYNSLKRQVRDFPLLLQETLRSARAEIGQAIEEVHSTNRELLRKYRRELQLRKKCHNELVRLKGNIRVFGRVRPITKEDGEGPEAANAVTFDADDDAVLHLLHKGKQVSFELDKVFPPQASQEEVFQEVQALVTSCIDGYNVCIFAYGQTGAGKTYTMEGTAANPGINQRALQLLFSEVRSKAADWDYAISVSAAEIYNEALRDLLGKEPQEKLEIKLCPDGSGQLYVPGLTEFRVQSVEDINKVFEFGHVNRATECTNLNEHSSRSHALLIVTVCGLDRSTGLRTTGKLNLVDLAGSERVGRSGAEGSRLREAQHINKSLSALGDVIYALRSRQGHVPFRNSKLTYLLQDSLSGDSKTLMMVQVSPAEKNTSETLCSLKFAERVRSVELGPVSRKAELASWPSQEQLEGDSPGTTAPSGRGHASPSPGQLSGRAASIRRKLQTSGKLRPVPM
- the KIFC3 gene encoding kinesin-like protein KIFC3 isoform X3, with amino-acid sequence MHAVCALAGLSVQGWRKGKSKKSGTQAVESIPACGEEGDRRSLRGYFCRPAGAMRRLAHGGGCFRKMCLRPGLAWPGPQRYRGARDPRAMITARKTWDLGAVPSARAAWKTKDLSPDGCGQDTLITGSGAGASSQVPLLPKLVHHKILHVSWPDAANPHRLCLALQALQEAAGERREESRHQAPTPATEEPLASPREPAAARPVQAASTMNLEKAGGRLCSGKRASLPAARPFPVIQKVMASMAHLQEEKLRLQEELLGLQEKLAARENDELSHSLQLQGQVETLKAKLLEQAQEIGRLRSELGGTDAEKHRDLLAAENERLRQEMKACEGELRELRRQQQAPCRDCAHLQENAGLQERLSQLQREAEEMRAKLAELDLEVQQKTNRLAEVELRLKDSLAERAEEEERLSRRLRDSQETIASLKSQPQQIKYIIKTVEVESAKAKQALCESQSRNQYLQEQVGMQRQVLKEMEQQLQSSQKTAAQLRAQIMMYEAELERAHGQMLEEMQAMEEEKNRAIEEAFSRAQVEMKAVHENLAGVRTNLLTLQPALRTLTHDYNSLKRQVRDFPLLLQETLRSARAEIGQAIEEVHSTNRELLRKYRRELQLRKKCHNELVRLKGNIRVFGRVRPITKEDGEGPEAANAVTFDADDDAVLHLLHKGKQVSFELDKVFPPQASQEEVFQEVQALVTSCIDGYNVCIFAYGQTGAGKTYTMEGTAANPGINQRALQLLFSEVRSKAADWDYAISVSAAEIYNEALRDLLGKEPQEKLEIKLCPDGSGQLYVPGLTEFRVQSVEDINKVFEFGHVNRATECTNLNEHSSRSHALLIVTVCGLDRSTGLRTTGKLNLVDLAGSERVGRSGAEGSRLREAQHINKSLSALGDVIYALRSRQGHVPFRNSKLTYLLQDSLSGDSKTLMMVQVSPAEKNTSETLCSLKFAERVRSVELGPVSRKAELASWPSQEQLEGDSPGTTAPSGRGHASPSPGQLSGRAASIRRKLQTSGKLRPVPM
- the KIFC3 gene encoding kinesin-like protein KIFC3 isoform X1, yielding MPAGVCEHDGGTPGVPEEHRDRGGKGQGNTGGTRVTPGAPRGSDKGGVRGARRGGWSGTPWEEPGEHRGSPELPGAPAREAGAAPGAHRELPGTGTGRGGGGGEWGAPPPPPVGGFRGFPWQRERGGARRFRYRSAREGGPGAGAGVGCPAAPRPRYRGARDPRAMITARKTWDLGAVPSARAAWKTKDLSPDGCGQDTLITGSGAGASSQVPLLPKLVHHKILHVSWPDAANPHRLCLALQALQEAAGERREESRHQAPTPATEEPLASPREPAAARPVQAASTMNLEKAGGRLCSGKRASLPAARPFPVIQKVMASMAHLQEEKLRLQEELLGLQEKLAARENDELSHSLQLQGQVETLKAKLLEQAQEIGRLRSELGGTDAEKHRDLLAAENERLRQEMKACEGELRELRRQQQAPCRDCAHLQENAGLQERLSQLQREAEEMRAKLAELDLEVQQKTNRLAEVELRLKDSLAERAEEEERLSRRLRDSQETIASLKSQPQQIKYIIKTVEVESAKAKQALCESQSRNQYLQEQVGMQRQVLKEMEQQLQSSQKTAAQLRAQIMMYEAELERAHGQMLEEMQAMEEEKNRAIEEAFSRAQVEMKAVHENLAGVRTNLLTLQPALRTLTHDYNSLKRQVRDFPLLLQETLRSARAEIGQAIEEVHSTNRELLRKYRRELQLRKKCHNELVRLKGNIRVFGRVRPITKEDGEGPEAANAVTFDADDDAVLHLLHKGKQVSFELDKVFPPQASQEEVFQEVQALVTSCIDGYNVCIFAYGQTGAGKTYTMEGTAANPGINQRALQLLFSEVRSKAADWDYAISVSAAEIYNEALRDLLGKEPQEKLEIKLCPDGSGQLYVPGLTEFRVQSVEDINKVFEFGHVNRATECTNLNEHSSRSHALLIVTVCGLDRSTGLRTTGKLNLVDLAGSERVGRSGAEGSRLREAQHINKSLSALGDVIYALRSRQGHVPFRNSKLTYLLQDSLSGDSKTLMMVQVSPAEKNTSETLCSLKFAERVRSVELGPVSRKAELASWPSQEQLEGDSPGTTAPSGRGHASPSPGQLSGRAASIRRKLQTSGKLRPVPM